In Styela clava chromosome 10, kaStyClav1.hap1.2, whole genome shotgun sequence, the sequence TTTATGGATGGAGTCTGTGGGTCCAGTGTATTGCCGAGTTCCGGGGTCCTGTCGTCGGTGGGTCCAGTGTATTGCTGAGTTCCGGGGTCCTGTCGTCGGTGGGTCCAGTGTATTGCGGAGTTCCCGGGTCCTGTCATCGGTGGGTCCAGTGTATTGCTGAGTTCCGGGGTCCTGTCCAGAGCCAGTTAATTAAAAGTTTGCGTATAGCGATTACCAGCATCTGCTTCTAGTTCCTAGTGCCTGTTTTGTCGAGTAAGTTGCAGGGATACCTTGTACTTTGTGAGTATGGAAGTTATCCTGTGGAAGAAATCTTGGTGCAAGGAGAAACATGGTAATATCTTTTACTTTGTGAGTATGGAAGTTATCCTGCGGAAGAAGTCTTGCTACAAGGAGAAACGTGGTAAATTCAGGGCTTTGACATCTTCATTAAACCTTTTTTAAACCTTTTTCCTAATAATTAATATTCGAGATTGCTAGCTAGCATTAACCTTTGGGATAaagttctttatttttttttttgttcacttGACTGTCTTTTCTCCCAATTAGCTCCTGTCTGTTGGAAATTTATGAAGAAGCCAGGTAGGGGGTCTGGATTGACTTCTGGAACTTGTAAATAGAAATCGAAGAATTTTCATTAAATACCCCCATGACACCTTTGCATTAACAAATTATGCAGGAATATCGATAGCTTCATTATTTGCCCAAATTTAATAGACCAGTAATCTGAATAATAATGCAGTAAAATTAAGATGTTGGCTACATACATATAAGTGACTTGATTTAAGAGGCCCTCTTGTTTGGTGAGCTTAACTGTGCATCGTGTACAGTGTTTTTATTTCTTGTATGAGGACCGTCATTCTATATACCTGAATTGCATTGGAGCATACATACCCACAGGCAACTGCATTATTCATTAAACTAAACTTTTGCCTGAACACATTGCGATCGTCTACTGGGACGAGCGGTTGTTTATTGAAGTGAAGGTCTGTTGAGAATGCTACGTCCGCAGGAGTTGTATGCCTATAGTCACATGTTAGTTGTCCGGATCGACTGATAGTTTTGAGAAAACAACTTCGGGCTTCTTGCTGTCTTATTTCAGCTTTTCTCGTATGGACCTCTGCTTTTCTCGTATGGACCTCTGAAGAGTTGTGAGAATTTGGGCAAAGCTTCCCTGTGTGTGCCTGTTAAGAGAGTTGTGCGAGTGGGAACCTCTTATAATCTTTTTccagattttataatttctggTATGGACCTTGGAAGAGTTGTAAAAAAGGTGACAAAGCTACTTTAATGAAAGCTTTACTAGGCGTCTTTTGGAATTCATTCTGCTTGTTCTCCATGCTCTGTGTATAAAATCCTGTAATGGGTTTGTATATAGGCTGATGAAATATACCATGGCACTAAAATTGCTTACTGAGTTTTTGAAAGTCTGGGGGCTTGGTCACTTATGCTCTACTGAAAAGAACCTACAATATTTCATGGTGTTTCACTGGTGTCCAAATGACTTTTAGTTTTGGATTTCCAAACTCACTCCCATTTGATTTTTGTGGAAGTTGTGGAGTCTGCATAGAAAGTGATAGCATAACACACTGACTTTTAAGTCTACAAATCTAGTGGTTTTACAATTGGCTAACAGCACATAGATGTCCACCTTTTAGCTATGGTTCTGTAATTTACCAATCAATAAAACACCCAAGCTTGAGAAACTGGACTTGAGATTGGTGGCAATCCTATCATATGCGACAGGTCTAATACCTAAATAGGTAAACTTATGCCTCTAATACAAATTAGTCGCATTACACCCCCTATTTTGACTTGCACCCACCCTGTTCTTGGGAGTTTACGTTTAAAGCAGAGGTTCCCAAACTTCATTGGCCATGTCTAATATTTCTTACATGGTTGATAACTAAATTGCTGCTTTGTGTAATACCGATACGTATAGTTGGGACACAGTCAGGAGCCATTTCCTCGGCTCCTATTCTGGTTTTAATTTGCTTCTCAAGCCTTTCATTAACAAAAATTCACACACTGGTTGCAATTGATCTTTATTTCCAGCCTTTTAAATTCTAGGGAATAAAATCTTTACATCTATCGTAACCACAATATTTTACACTTTATTCCCAAACACTCCAAAAATATTAAGTAACTCTGTGGCCACTGGTGCCGGCATCTCAACTAGTATTTTCAATGCTTCATCTTAAGGCAGATACATGCTTGTTGAGCTGTTATACAAATATCAATGATTAGAAATGTCAAATGTTCTTCACTTGGGTCATTAGGTTGGTGTTTCATGTGAGACAGATAGTTGTAGCTGGACATGCTTACCTTTTCAAAGTTGAGAATCTGCTCTATGAAATAGTCAGCATATCCTCGTTCTATTTTTGTATCTGCTATATGTATCATATCCTGCAAACAGAAAGATTTCCGTTATTGTCAGTtgagtttttcaaattgaatctACATTACATATTTCACAGTCCTCACTATTTCCTTCGTACCTATTACAAAGCAATCTTGCTAGGCCTCGACAACTTAATGGTAAAAGCTAGAAATAAGAATTAAGTGACTTCATCATTATGTATCCAACCTACCCCATCAATGTAGAAGTCAACTTCAAGTTGATTTTGTTCTTGTGATGTTTGAGAGTCAGACTGACTGTTCTTCATTTTGTGCTGTATATAATCAAATAAATACCGAATTATATGATTTTACTGACTTGACTTTGGAATAGCAAAAAATATGGTCATATAATATTAATCATACTGATAAAGAACCATACGCTCGACAACCAATAACTCTAAACAGTCCATGCAGATGTAAATGCACGACAAATCCTTTATTTTGAAGTTCTTATATAGCAGTAGCTGCTCATTCAGATAGAAATGCGTATAAAAATGATTCAACTTTACTCCAAATTTGAATCATTTCACTGTTGGGAATATCTTGAATGCTCAACACTTACAAACcattaaaataaagtttttgaaatatataaattcaaacCTTCAGACACATAAGCTCGGCTCTGAGATCATGTGGTGGCATGTCCAGGAAATCAGCAAGTTTATCCACAGGCATtgtagaatataattttaaataactaCGGATTGTTGGCAACAGTGCTTGCTGATCAACTTCTTCAAGGAAAACCtagattgaaatttcaattttattttagagtatatatataacaacTACTGAACAGGCAAGGCATCTAGGACATTGCATGTGAATTGGAAATAGTCTCTTCATGCTCGGTTCTGCCCACTTGAAAAAGACTATTAAAGCtacatatttataataatgctGCAATGAATGTAATAAAGTATTGCATGTTCAAATTATGTTCCATCGTTTGGGTTTCTGTGGATCCAATGCAAGGGCACTGTAGCAAGAACGAAGATGACTGTTCTaagtaattcaagagtcttcaTATATACAGTATGTTAGACTGAAGTGAATCCTACCGCAAGCTGATGGTTCATGGGTTCCTTGTGAAGGTTGACAGGACCAGCTCCATAATTTGGTGCCACAGGAGAAACAAACTTGGGACAAGCAAATGAAAATGCCTCTTCAAAAGCCCCTTTCTCCCTGTTAATTAAAACACACAGGCATTCAATTTTGGATTAATGGAAAGCTAATGAGATTTGTAGAAATTATCCTTTTCAACAAAAATACATACCCTCTCTGCATTCTGGCTCTTTTTTCCTCGCCAGTTTTTTCTATCATTTGTCTTGAAAGAGATTCATCAATTCTAACTGGATAAAGAGTTACACATATTGCCAGAAGATTGTACATCTGATCGGTTTGTTTGGAAATCTGTTGAAgaaataaaatccatttaaTGAGAGCAGTCGGAAATTATTGGCTGTTAGTTGTCAAGCCTCGATACAAAATTGGAAAACAGCAAAGACATgtccaaaaaaataattcagtgCTCGCTGCTTTAAGTATACCTGgataaattattaatttgtgagcCTTGCACTAAAACGCTCTttctttttcattcaatttattgaaacaaGTAATGCTAGCTGACAGCTTCCCTTAAAATTCCCTGCTTTTAAGTGAAAGTTATATATAGAATCAATGATCAATTTGTATCCAATCCATTCGAAACCcatgggggataattatgtgtgagaggatagCTGACTCCCCTCCGCTGTAGGGTAGTTGAGCGGTTACAGCTTGCTCCTCCATCAAGTccttgcatctgaaacaaataactagtaACTGATCTCATACCCCACATGGACTGGTAAACAGACAAGGCCGAGGTTGGCCATCCATGGAATAAATAGTATAATTTACCATATCAATCTTGAATTGACTGGAACGTTGTTGCAAAGAGTTTTTTGTCCTTTGTATGTGGGTTAATATGCTTGAGAAGGTGTTTATAGCATCTTGATACCTGTGAAAGCAAACAAAATTGAGTATAATAACTTGACCAAgtaattcaaacaaatttatttgatCCATAGCATTTGTGAAGCTTTTAATCTTAACAGTTTAAAAATTGATTATGTGATAAACACACTAATCCGTACATGCAACCATCTACATTTTCAGATAGTTTGTTGCAGGGCTGGGGAGCTGAAGTCAGTGTCTGGAGCCATGACATTTTGATGGAGCTGGAGCTGTGCTTATCATAATAGCTGGTGATACCAGATTATTTAGTGGCTCCAGCTCCTAACCatctgattattttttcacatttatgaTTTTGTAATACGctatataaatattaaactcTAACCTTTTCAGCCTAAGCTGGAGCCACAGGTTGAATATACTGTAGCTCTGAAGCCGGAGCTATTGTAATTTGAAAACCCGATCCCCAGCCCTGGTTTGTTGTGAACCAGTGGctttttattacaaataaataatcGATGATGATAGAGATCTACTTCTAGACCGAGACTGACATTTTGTTGAGTTTTTTGTTTGTACTAAGTATTGGGATTCGGAAATAAATCTAGTCTAGTAATGAGGTAAAAACCTACCTTCTCATCATCAGATATGAGAATCCAATATAATAGTAAGTTGTGATCTGACATTCAGGTACTCTGGCCATGACTGAACTCTGGAaatgaaaaatagtcaaaatcaTTCAAGGAATAGATTTTATTACAGTACTAATTAGGCTTTAAAATAAGAGGTAATAACACTTTCGGCTTGTGTGATTCACCTATTTATCCTACTCCCAAATTCACCATAAAAATTGTCACATTCACATTACCTTTTTAGAAATGTCAATGTTCGTCATGACAGAAAGGGCTTGGTGATAATCTCCAAGTAGACTATGTAGTCTCAACAAACCAATAATGCTGAAATATCCCAGCATCTTGTACATTGGCGATGCACCAAACTCTCCTGAAAAGAAGTGTAAAtggcattttcatttatttatacatatatatataaactaacTCACACGGGACCTATAATAATCAAAGCGAAGAATTACAAATGCATCTACTAACCTCCAATTTTCAAAACTGTCTCTTGATCTGCGCCATTATTGTACGCTGCCAACTGTTCATTGATTCTTGACTTGTCAACAAGGGAATGCAAAACATTCAGAACACTATGGACGTTCCATATCTGTAAATCATTCATATTGCAAAGCTCAAACTACCGTATTTTATGGACCATAACAAGCACTGGGGTATAAGAGACACCGCCAATGAAGTGCTTAAATTGGGGTTTTGTCCATACATAAGGCGCACTGGGCTATAAGACGCAACCGGTACTGGTAGTTATCCATACATTAGGCGTGCACCAGCTTATAAGGCGCGTGATTGATTTTTGAGACAACAAATGAATTTAAAGTAAGCCTCACGGTCCGGAGAATCCGATACAAAAAAAGGTTTAAAATCTTCATACtgccaaataaattttttgacgtgtttttagataaaaaaaaagcgtCTTGTACGAATTAGTATTTTGAAACAAGAACGAGGATCACTAGTGCCAAATAATTGTGATAATTTCcaaaaagatttcaaaatatctctTGAATTTATATAAGCTAACCTCCTTTGTATATATAATGACTAATGAAAGGGGGTGTGTAGTAGTCCCAATCATTTCAATAGTCTTTTTCACATTGTGTATCATGCGAAAATATCATACCTTTGGACTACTCTTTAAAATCTCAATGTCCTCTTCTGTCTTCTTACTCATTTTGCTTCTGTATTGACTGAATGTTTGGTACTAggtacaaaaatacatattattagTGCTGATTGCTGaaactaataaatatatatcaaaacaagTTAcgaatagatatttgactttgTCATCAATTTATTTGAGTACCgctaggataggatttgcatatttatcccaggggagaggagaAATGATAGGGCCGGCTCAATCATATGAggaccacggcctcttgtccggttaccatgtTGGATACGTAATTAGtaaaccagttatttgttttagatgcattGACTTATGCCGTAACTCACCATCggtcacgtgaaccaccctacgaacccacgcagggtaataaGAGGTGCGATAGTGAGTgcattcctaatgcttagcacgatgtgccacaccgccAAGCCCGAACATGGTCAAATAATTAACCTAGTTACTACTTGATACCAACTATTTATGTGAGATTTACAACAAAGTAAATATTATGGAAGCAAAATACCCACTAAACCTACCTGATAAATAAATTCATCAATGATATCCCACAACCATTGGTTTGGAAGCTGCAGTGGAACAGGTGAATCAGCATCTGAACACAAGCAAAAGTAGATTAAAAACCAATCTCGATAACTGTGTATTAATTTACTTCTTCTACTTACTCAGTATATAGTTGAATAAATCACAATAATTGTAGTAAGATTTGAATCTCTGATCCTGATCCGGACCTTGAGAAACTCTGGCGTAAATGTGTCGATAATATAACTCCTTGTATAAGATCAGAAACAAGGAATCTggaaagaaaaaaattccattgaaGAAAATTGTGATGCTTACAATACTTCTGAGTAAAATTGTgtttacaattaaaattatgtgtatTTACCACTTTATTCTCAATAACTTTTTGCGTGATACTGTTATTTTTACAGACTGGAAAAAAAATAACTCGATAATGACTATTACAAATCTCATCATTTACCAAATACAATAACCAGAGTTAGTTTCTTTTTTACACATCATTTTTACATGCTATTCCCTTtgaacaaggctttgtacaagcaGATATAATAAGAGTTCTACCCAATATATTATAGCCTGAATTAGCTGGTGGACATCAGATTCAATAGCGGATATTTTTAACATGTAGTGCCAACATAATAAGCCGTAGTGCCCAAGCATAATTCCAAATGTCCAATAAAATTTTGGCATTGTATTACATAGTATGGGAAAATATCACAACAATCTTTTCAAGATCTCCAAAATATTACCGTGATTGACAATTTTCTCAATCAATTCCGCTTCTGGCCAAGGATCTGTTCTATACATTCTCTCAGTCAAACGATTCCAACTAAAGAAATAGATACAATGTTATTTCAAGAGTTTATCACACACAAAAACAGAGTAAAAAAACTTCTACTGTTTCAGCTCTAATCTTATCCAATAATGAAACAATAATTAATCGTGACTTGTCTCGGCCGTCTCGCGACCAAagttacgttttttttttttaaataaaaactctTGAATGctacaataaaattttttgatCTTCCGTGAATTGGATTGTGCttcattttagtttattgcGCAGTGCTGGTTTGTCGATTTCTGGCAATATGAAGGCCCAAACTGTCTCGTGAAAGAGAAGTTTGCAATCACTGTGATAATTGATGTCTTTTAATGTGGGGGCTAATATTGGATCAGAGAAATGTGCTGTACTGTTATTAGAGCGAAATCTAGGGCAAGTTCTATCAACCAAAGCGATCAGAATGTTTTGAGTTATAGTCTAACTAGCCAAACTGAAATTACCCATTCTCGTAATGATTTTCAATCTCAAATATATCTTGTTCATTTAtagctttttgaaaaaattggagGAAGCTTTGCACAGCTTCTGGTACGAGAGATGAATGTTGTCTCTGTTTCTCATATTCTAAATCTTGTTGTGGATCTCCAGTGTGCAGCCCATATGTATCATCATACTAAACATAAGAATATTAGTTAAAGGCATGGTTTCGAGTAGCATCATATCGGTATTGCTGTATCGGTGTAGGGTGGCTTAGCCACTTTGCTGCCACGACCTATTTGCGGCCATCAACTTGTCGATTTAATTAATGCCGGAAAAATCAACAAACCGTGACGATATTTTTCAAGCGTTATCGTCCACTTATCCCTTGTGGCTCtgcaaaattacaataaaatgcggccacaaacaaCGAAGGTATAATAAAACCCAACCCgacaattctttttttttcatgtggCCAACTTTCCCATTGTCCCTGTAGGAAAGCTTCATAGAAATATAACATCCATATCCATAGAAATGAAAGGTAAGAAAATGTAACTTgtcaggtgggtagagttgtgtttcttttaataACAAtcttgaaagtttcgcgtttctacatttaaagtAGGGGGAATGGGGatggggtgcgcatttccaataggtcaataatatctttgtcgaccaatttgcgaTCACCATGTTTTTATGTGTTTAATTGCTGCGATGCGGtgtttttgtttgtaatttgaCGAGT encodes:
- the LOC120337279 gene encoding eukaryotic translation initiation factor 3 subunit L-like; this encodes MYQVHFKEDVPYDDTYGLHTGDPQQDLEYEKQRQHSSLVPEAVQSFLQFFQKAINEQDIFEIENHYENGWNRLTERMYRTDPWPEAELIEKIVNHDSLFLILYKELYYRHIYARVSQGPDQDQRFKSYYNYCDLFNYILNADSPVPLQLPNQWLWDIIDEFIYQYQTFSQYRSKMSKKTEEDIEILKSSPKIWNVHSVLNVLHSLVDKSRINEQLAAYNNGADQETVLKIGGEFGASPMYKMLGYFSIIGLLRLHSLLGDYHQALSVMTNIDISKKSSVMARVPECQITTYYYIGFSYLMMRRYQDAINTFSSILTHIQRTKNSLQQRSSQFKIDMISKQTDQMYNLLAICVTLYPVRIDESLSRQMIEKTGEEKRARMQRGEKGAFEEAFSFACPKFVSPVAPNYGAGPVNLHKEPMNHQLAVFLEEVDQQALLPTIRSYLKLYSTMPVDKLADFLDMPPHDLRAELMCLKHKMKNSQSDSQTSQEQNQLEVDFYIDGDMIHIADTKIERGYADYFIEQILNFEKLNKHVSALR